A portion of the Paenibacillus hamazuiensis genome contains these proteins:
- a CDS encoding MBL fold metallo-hydrolase — protein MKLTFLGTGAAEGVPSPFCDCPTCIFARIYGGKNIRRRQSVLINDNLLVDIGPDLFVSCAQLGVTLLSLEGVLVTHNHLDHFAPANLTLRAKPFRLATELPDIAVVAGPSVWAAWDAGGGSDHGAGIRRMPILPGRTVRLPSYSIEAIEASHNMRVGDAMNYIVKAGDAALLYASDTGLYAEHVWEKLKGHYFDAVVMEGTILTRSSGREHLNRDDFGLMLAKLRGIGAIDDSSVIAATHFSHQGVNSFEETEAIVKELGAICAYDGLVLEILGAPNP, from the coding sequence ATGAAATTGACTTTTCTCGGAACCGGCGCGGCGGAGGGCGTTCCGTCCCCGTTCTGCGATTGCCCGACCTGCATCTTTGCCAGAATATATGGAGGGAAAAACATCCGAAGGCGGCAGAGCGTCTTGATCAACGATAATTTGCTCGTTGACATCGGGCCCGATCTGTTCGTCTCCTGTGCCCAGCTTGGGGTAACGCTGCTTTCGCTCGAAGGCGTGCTGGTGACTCACAACCATCTGGACCATTTTGCCCCGGCCAATCTCACGTTACGGGCGAAGCCGTTCCGTCTGGCGACCGAGCTGCCGGACATCGCCGTGGTGGCAGGACCGTCCGTCTGGGCTGCGTGGGACGCCGGCGGCGGCAGCGACCATGGAGCAGGAATACGCCGGATGCCGATTTTGCCGGGCCGTACGGTGAGGCTGCCGTCATATTCGATCGAAGCAATCGAAGCGTCGCACAATATGCGGGTCGGCGATGCGATGAATTATATCGTCAAAGCCGGCGATGCCGCACTGCTGTACGCATCGGATACCGGACTGTATGCGGAGCACGTGTGGGAGAAGCTGAAGGGGCATTATTTTGACGCCGTGGTTATGGAAGGGACGATTTTAACCAGATCTTCGGGGCGCGAGCATTTGAACAGGGACGATTTCGGTCTGATGCTTGCCAAGCTGCGCGGAATTGGCGCGATCGACGACAGCTCGGTAATTGCGGCCACCCATTTCTCTCATCAAGGCGTGAATTCGTTTGAGGAAACGGAAGCTATCGTGAAAGAGTTAGGAGCGATATGCGCCTATGACGGGCTGGTGCTGGAGATTCTAGGGGCTCCGAACCCGTAA
- a CDS encoding carbohydrate ABC transporter permease, producing MKYETFGDRLFGAANIVFLTLITFVVIYPLFFVLIASVSDPAAVLNGEVWLYPKGVHFTAYERILKQDEVMNGYWNTIVYTITGTAVNILMTVLAAYPLSLGRFAGRGVITAFMVFTMFFSGGLIPTYLLVKQLGMVDTIWAMIIPGAVSVYNIIIMRTFFQTGIPKEVQEAAHMDGCNDFQLLRKIVLPLSMPIIAVMVLLYSVGHWNSYFSALIYLSDRGMYPLQLFLRELLVQNQTLETIAYFNEDLTKRMMEAEAIKYAAVIVANLPVLLLYPFLQKYFAKGMLVGAIKG from the coding sequence ATGAAATACGAGACATTCGGGGACCGTCTGTTCGGGGCGGCCAATATCGTTTTCCTTACGCTGATTACGTTCGTTGTCATTTACCCGCTGTTTTTCGTCCTGATCGCCTCCGTCAGCGATCCGGCCGCCGTTCTGAACGGCGAGGTATGGCTGTATCCGAAAGGCGTGCATTTTACCGCTTACGAGCGGATATTGAAGCAGGACGAAGTGATGAACGGCTACTGGAATACCATCGTTTACACGATTACCGGGACGGCGGTCAATATATTGATGACGGTGCTTGCCGCATACCCGCTATCGCTCGGCCGGTTCGCCGGACGGGGAGTCATCACGGCGTTTATGGTGTTTACGATGTTTTTCAGCGGCGGGCTCATTCCGACGTATTTGCTGGTGAAGCAGCTCGGCATGGTCGATACGATCTGGGCGATGATCATCCCCGGGGCGGTATCCGTCTACAATATCATCATTATGCGCACTTTCTTCCAAACGGGCATCCCGAAGGAAGTGCAGGAAGCGGCCCATATGGACGGCTGCAACGATTTCCAGCTGCTGCGGAAAATCGTGCTGCCGCTGTCGATGCCGATTATCGCGGTTATGGTTCTGCTGTACAGCGTAGGCCACTGGAATTCGTACTTCAGCGCGCTCATCTATTTGTCCGACCGCGGCATGTACCCGCTCCAGCTGTTTTTGCGCGAGCTTCTTGTGCAAAATCAGACGCTGGAGACGATCGCTTACTTTAATGAAGATTTGACGAAGCGGATGATGGAGGCGGAAGCGATCAAATATGCGGCGGTCATTGTCGCGAATTTGCCGGTGCTGCTGCTGTATCCTTTTCTGCAAAAGTATTTTGCCAAAGGCATGCTTGTCGGCGCTATTAAAGGCTGA
- a CDS encoding GNAT family N-acetyltransferase: MSKIELTNLKFRRLGHEEVPDIRTLMVDVVSRLPSQEHFAMDDEDYLHAHVEVQGEIYGVYLGEKLVAYSVLAFPGAGDSNLGREFGVPEHELPYVATLDATVVHESVRGLGLQLHFHRLREQRAIELGFRWLYSTVHPDNHTSRRNLEAAGFSLQFTRPMYGGKLRHCYAKRLPV; the protein is encoded by the coding sequence ATGTCAAAAATAGAACTGACGAACCTGAAATTCCGGCGTTTGGGCCATGAGGAAGTGCCGGACATAAGGACACTCATGGTTGACGTGGTATCCCGGCTCCCTTCTCAGGAGCATTTTGCTATGGATGATGAAGATTACCTGCACGCTCACGTCGAAGTTCAAGGCGAAATATACGGCGTGTATCTGGGCGAAAAGCTCGTTGCGTATTCGGTGCTGGCTTTCCCGGGAGCCGGTGATAGCAATCTCGGCAGGGAATTCGGGGTGCCGGAGCATGAACTCCCTTATGTTGCGACTTTGGATGCAACCGTCGTTCATGAGTCCGTACGTGGGCTCGGGCTGCAGCTGCATTTTCACCGTTTGCGGGAGCAGCGTGCTATAGAGCTGGGATTCCGCTGGCTTTACTCGACCGTTCATCCCGACAACCACACCAGTCGCCGAAATTTGGAGGCTGCCGGTTTTTCGCTTCAGTTTACCCGTCCGATGTACGGCGGGAAGCTGCGGCATTGCTATGCAAAACGGCTGCCGGTGTAA
- a CDS encoding extracellular solute-binding protein, producing the protein MVHRRNMTLIMVGMLSLSLVAAACSKSPSKQDSTGTAASAEGNVNASGFPIVKEPVKLTFFASKSASNLGNWNEALVWQEYKKMTNIDVDFQLVPVEALAEKRNLAFAGGTLPDAFHTARLSSVDLANYGSQGLLIPLNSLIDKYAPNLKQIMSKYPEVKKALTMPDGKIYSFPTLQDPEFLSGIIGSQMWINQKFLDKLGMKEPETTEDLYNYLVAVKTKDPNGNGKADEAPFAAVGLTTIYDQLKGAWGLGNRGNMHPRVDVDPASNKLRFIPADPRHKEVLQYVNRLYKEGLFYKDPLTVNGNDVNAIYPQGIVGAAIGLNPNATISGVSGYAGVGALKGPRGDRLFSRARSFMILPGGFAISRSNKHPEATVRWIDYFYSDEGNKLFRLGVKDVSYVEKDGKVEWAEPLKKDQSQIGKYVTWAGGWYPSMDRQKYVLASENEPENLKVSEKIKPFYPKEVWPEFTYSNAEVAEFKALETDILKYVDEMNTKFITGDAPFSQWDSYVATLKKMGLDRYMSIYEAAYKRYQAN; encoded by the coding sequence ATGGTACATCGCAGAAACATGACGCTGATTATGGTCGGCATGCTCTCGCTGTCGCTGGTTGCCGCCGCCTGCAGCAAATCCCCGTCGAAACAAGATTCGACCGGAACCGCGGCTTCGGCGGAAGGCAATGTCAACGCATCGGGCTTTCCGATCGTCAAGGAGCCGGTCAAGCTGACGTTTTTCGCCAGCAAGTCCGCATCGAATCTCGGGAACTGGAACGAGGCTTTGGTTTGGCAGGAGTATAAGAAGATGACGAACATCGATGTCGACTTCCAGCTCGTTCCGGTTGAGGCGCTGGCCGAGAAGCGCAATCTGGCTTTTGCCGGCGGCACGCTGCCGGATGCGTTTCATACGGCCAGGTTATCTTCGGTCGATTTGGCCAATTACGGAAGCCAGGGGCTGCTCATCCCGCTTAATAGCCTGATCGACAAATATGCGCCGAATTTGAAGCAAATCATGAGCAAATATCCCGAAGTGAAAAAAGCGCTGACCATGCCCGACGGTAAAATTTATTCGTTTCCGACGCTGCAGGACCCTGAGTTTTTATCCGGCATTATCGGCTCGCAAATGTGGATCAACCAAAAGTTTCTCGACAAGCTGGGCATGAAAGAGCCGGAAACGACGGAGGATTTGTATAACTACTTGGTGGCGGTCAAGACGAAGGATCCGAACGGAAACGGTAAAGCGGATGAGGCGCCGTTCGCCGCGGTCGGCCTGACAACGATCTACGATCAGCTAAAAGGAGCTTGGGGGCTCGGCAACCGCGGCAATATGCATCCGAGGGTCGACGTCGATCCGGCTTCGAACAAGCTGCGATTCATACCGGCCGATCCGCGGCATAAAGAAGTGCTGCAGTATGTAAACCGCCTTTACAAAGAAGGGCTGTTTTACAAGGATCCCCTGACGGTGAACGGCAACGACGTGAATGCGATTTACCCGCAAGGCATTGTCGGCGCAGCCATCGGTCTCAATCCGAACGCGACGATCTCCGGCGTATCCGGGTATGCAGGCGTCGGGGCTTTGAAAGGACCGCGAGGAGACCGGCTATTTTCCCGTGCCAGATCGTTTATGATCCTGCCCGGAGGGTTCGCTATCAGCAGGTCGAACAAACATCCGGAGGCCACCGTGCGGTGGATCGACTATTTCTATAGCGATGAGGGCAACAAGCTGTTCCGGCTCGGTGTCAAAGACGTCAGCTATGTCGAAAAGGACGGCAAGGTCGAATGGGCCGAACCGCTTAAGAAGGATCAGAGCCAGATCGGTAAATATGTGACATGGGCGGGAGGCTGGTACCCGAGTATGGATAGGCAAAAGTACGTGCTGGCCTCGGAGAACGAACCGGAAAACCTGAAGGTATCGGAAAAAATCAAACCGTTTTATCCGAAGGAAGTATGGCCGGAATTTACGTATTCGAACGCTGAGGTGGCCGAATTCAAGGCGCTGGAGACGGATATTTTGAAATATGTCGACGAAATGAACACGAAGTTCATCACCGGAGACGCTCCGTTCAGCCAATGGGATTCGTATGTCGCTACGCTGAAGAAGATGGGCTTGGACCGGTATATGAGCATCTACGAAGCCGCTTATAAGCGATACCAGGCGAATTGA
- a CDS encoding aldo/keto reductase, which yields MKTIKLGTSTLEVPVIAVGCMRIKSLDKKEAERFVRTALEEGANFFDHADIYGGGTCEEIFADAIQMNDDIRENIILQSKCGIRKGMFDFSKEHILDSVDGILQRLKTDYLDVLLLHRPDALVEPEEVAEAFDHLESSGKVRHFGVSNQNPMQIELLKKFVKQPIVANQLQLSITNSTMIKSGLNVNMENEAAVNRDGSVLDYCRLHDITIQPWSPFQYGFFEGVFLGSDKFPELNRKIDELAEKYGVSATTIALAWILRHPARMQPVTGTMNIERLKDCCKASDIYLTRQEWYEIYRAAGNVLP from the coding sequence ATGAAAACGATCAAACTGGGCACCAGCACATTGGAAGTTCCTGTTATTGCGGTCGGCTGCATGCGAATCAAATCGCTGGACAAAAAGGAAGCGGAGCGTTTTGTCAGGACGGCGCTGGAGGAAGGGGCAAATTTCTTCGATCACGCGGACATTTACGGCGGCGGCACGTGCGAGGAAATATTTGCGGATGCTATCCAAATGAACGACGACATTCGCGAGAACATCATCCTGCAATCGAAATGCGGCATTCGCAAGGGGATGTTCGATTTCTCCAAAGAGCACATTCTGGATTCGGTGGACGGCATTTTGCAGCGGCTGAAAACGGATTACCTCGACGTTCTGCTCCTGCACCGCCCCGATGCGCTGGTGGAGCCGGAAGAGGTGGCCGAGGCGTTCGATCATCTGGAGAGCTCGGGCAAAGTGCGCCACTTCGGCGTATCCAACCAAAATCCGATGCAGATCGAGCTGCTGAAGAAATTCGTGAAGCAGCCGATCGTAGCGAACCAGCTGCAGCTGAGCATCACCAATTCCACGATGATCAAAAGCGGCCTGAACGTGAACATGGAAAATGAAGCCGCGGTGAACCGGGACGGCAGCGTGCTGGATTACTGCAGGCTGCACGATATCACGATTCAGCCGTGGTCGCCTTTCCAATACGGCTTCTTCGAAGGCGTCTTTCTTGGAAGCGACAAGTTCCCTGAGCTGAACCGGAAGATCGATGAACTCGCCGAAAAATACGGGGTGAGCGCCACCACGATCGCCCTCGCCTGGATTTTGCGCCATCCCGCACGGATGCAGCCGGTGACCGGTACGATGAACATCGAACGCTTAAAAGATTGCTGCAAAGCGAGCGATATTTATTTGACGCGCCAGGAATGGTATGAGATTTACCGCGCGGCAGGCAACGTGCTTCCGTAA
- a CDS encoding DUF4091 domain-containing protein: protein MPIANVKQQFETRCISSLAKVFADEELRERPFRKASALANETYSFQVAYRSSRLLKSLTVEVESPLKRYITFRRVGLVPVELPIYGDHDENVLRSTPGLYPDPLYPIGPGQPAAALPYQWRSIWITVRLDGMAEPSVYPIRCTFSSDEGRIGEETFELTVLPAQLPRQRLIHTEWFHADCLSTCYREDAFSERHWELIENYVECCVRHGMNMILTPLFTLPLDTEVGGERPTLQLVDVEKSGQTYRFGFDKLQRWVELCDGCGIRYFEFSHLFTQWGAKHAPKIVALENGEPKRIFGWETDATGEEYAGFLAQFLPELVQFIKRHGLAGRSYFHVSDEPHKEHLAWYESASSLMDRHVGDFPIIDALSDFDYYERGLVRKPVAPTDRIGVFLENEVPELWAYYCCSQYKRVANRFICFPSARNRILGVQLYKHNIAGFLHWGFNFWFTQYSKYAVNPFQNTDSGFAFPAGDGFLVYPGADGKPIESLRLEVLYDALQDLRALELLESRIGRAATVELLEEGLERPITFTDYPADAEWLLDCRERINQAIYRSCAR, encoded by the coding sequence ATGCCGATAGCCAATGTCAAACAGCAGTTTGAAACCCGCTGCATCAGCTCGCTGGCCAAAGTATTTGCCGACGAAGAGCTTCGGGAGCGGCCGTTCCGGAAAGCTTCAGCGCTTGCGAACGAAACGTACTCTTTTCAAGTGGCGTACCGCTCAAGCCGGCTGTTGAAATCGTTAACCGTGGAGGTGGAGTCACCGCTGAAGCGGTATATTACGTTCCGCCGCGTCGGACTGGTTCCCGTCGAGCTGCCGATTTACGGGGATCATGACGAAAACGTGCTTCGTTCAACCCCGGGGTTGTATCCCGATCCGCTGTACCCAATCGGGCCAGGGCAGCCTGCCGCCGCTTTACCTTATCAATGGCGCTCCATCTGGATCACCGTCAGGCTGGACGGGATGGCAGAGCCGTCGGTTTACCCGATCCGCTGCACCTTCAGCAGTGATGAAGGGCGCATCGGAGAGGAGACGTTCGAGCTGACCGTTCTGCCGGCGCAGCTTCCCCGGCAGCGTCTTATTCATACGGAATGGTTTCATGCGGACTGTTTGTCGACCTGTTACAGGGAGGACGCGTTTAGCGAGAGACATTGGGAGTTGATCGAAAATTACGTGGAATGCTGCGTCCGCCACGGCATGAATATGATTTTGACGCCGCTCTTCACGCTGCCTCTTGATACGGAGGTCGGCGGCGAACGCCCCACTTTGCAGCTCGTCGATGTGGAGAAAAGCGGACAAACCTACCGCTTCGGCTTCGATAAACTGCAGCGGTGGGTGGAGCTCTGCGACGGATGCGGCATCCGTTATTTTGAATTTTCCCATCTCTTCACGCAATGGGGCGCAAAGCATGCCCCGAAAATCGTTGCCTTGGAAAATGGCGAGCCGAAGCGGATTTTCGGTTGGGAGACGGACGCAACCGGGGAAGAATATGCCGGGTTTCTCGCGCAGTTTTTGCCGGAGCTCGTACAATTTATAAAGCGGCACGGTCTCGCGGGCCGCAGCTACTTTCATGTTTCCGACGAGCCGCACAAGGAGCATCTGGCCTGGTACGAAAGCGCGAGTTCCTTGATGGACCGGCATGTAGGCGATTTCCCCATCATCGATGCGTTATCCGATTTCGACTATTACGAGAGGGGGCTGGTCAGAAAACCGGTGGCCCCTACCGACCGGATCGGCGTTTTCCTGGAGAATGAAGTGCCGGAACTTTGGGCCTACTACTGCTGCTCGCAGTATAAACGGGTAGCGAACCGATTTATTTGTTTTCCGTCGGCGCGAAACCGCATATTGGGCGTACAGCTTTACAAGCATAACATCGCCGGATTTTTACATTGGGGCTTCAATTTCTGGTTCACCCAGTATTCCAAATACGCCGTCAATCCGTTTCAAAATACGGATTCGGGCTTCGCTTTTCCGGCAGGAGACGGTTTTCTCGTATACCCCGGGGCGGACGGCAAGCCGATTGAGTCGCTCCGTCTGGAGGTGCTGTATGATGCGCTGCAGGATTTGCGGGCTCTCGAGCTGCTTGAAAGCCGGATTGGCCGTGCCGCGACGGTCGAGCTGCTGGAAGAAGGACTGGAGCGCCCGATCACCTTTACCGATTATCCCGCCGACGCGGAGTGGCTTCTCGACTGTCGGGAGCGGATCAATCAAGCCATTTATCGGTCCTGCGCGAGGTAG
- a CDS encoding LLM class flavin-dependent oxidoreductase has translation MADPAINMEIGISTFLETTPDPETGKAISQAERLREAVEEMELADQVGLDVYGIGEHHRPDYAGSSPAVVLAAGAAVTKRIRLTSAVTVLSSDDPVRVYQQFSTLDGISNGRAEIMAGRGSFIESFPLFGYSLDDYDELFDEKLELLLAIRDSEKVTWRGGHRPAIDNLGVYPRSVQNPLPVWIASGGNPQSAIRAGLLGLPIAFAIIGGMPERFAPLVELYKRAAAQAGHDPDKLQIATHSHGFVADTTEQAAELFYLPTQAQMNVIGRERGWGQPYTRATYDEARSLRGALYVGDPEFVAEKIILLRKNLGVTRFFLHVNVGTMPHREVLRAIELLGTKVAPIVRKELARTEGKA, from the coding sequence ATGGCCGATCCGGCAATCAACATGGAAATTGGTATCAGTACGTTTTTGGAAACGACTCCGGACCCGGAGACCGGAAAAGCCATCAGCCAGGCCGAGCGGCTGCGCGAAGCGGTCGAAGAGATGGAACTGGCCGATCAAGTCGGCCTGGACGTTTACGGAATCGGCGAGCATCACCGGCCCGATTACGCAGGCAGCTCGCCCGCCGTCGTCTTGGCCGCGGGGGCGGCCGTAACGAAGAGAATCCGTCTCACGAGCGCCGTAACCGTATTATCTTCTGATGATCCGGTGCGCGTGTATCAACAGTTTTCCACCTTGGACGGCATCTCGAACGGTCGTGCGGAAATTATGGCCGGCCGCGGATCGTTCATCGAATCGTTCCCGCTGTTCGGTTACAGCTTGGACGACTACGACGAGCTGTTCGATGAAAAGCTCGAGCTGCTTCTCGCAATCCGGGACTCGGAGAAGGTGACCTGGCGCGGGGGCCACCGTCCCGCAATCGACAACCTGGGCGTTTATCCGCGCTCCGTGCAAAATCCGCTGCCGGTATGGATCGCGAGCGGCGGTAACCCGCAGTCCGCCATCCGGGCGGGACTGCTCGGCCTGCCGATCGCTTTCGCCATCATCGGCGGAATGCCGGAGAGGTTCGCTCCGCTCGTTGAGCTATACAAGAGAGCAGCAGCGCAGGCCGGGCACGATCCGGACAAGCTGCAAATTGCGACGCATTCGCACGGCTTCGTAGCCGATACGACCGAGCAGGCGGCCGAGCTGTTTTACCTTCCTACACAAGCGCAAATGAACGTCATCGGGCGCGAACGCGGCTGGGGGCAGCCGTACACCCGCGCGACTTACGATGAAGCGCGCAGTCTTCGCGGAGCTCTCTACGTCGGCGATCCCGAATTCGTGGCGGAGAAAATTATTTTACTGCGCAAAAACCTGGGAGTAACCCGCTTTTTCCTGCATGTGAACGTAGGTACGATGCCTCATCGCGAAGTGCTGCGGGCTATCGAGCTGCTCGGCACAAAAGTGGCGCCGATCGTTCGCAAGGAGTTGGCCCGAACCGAGGGCAAAGCATAA
- a CDS encoding HAD family hydrolase: MGFASGFPKLFVTDLDGTALGGTRPYSRFPDELSGLLDELDRRGCSWATNSTWDVKPQMQLVYASAVTSRPAYLIGGAGLQLCKVSADDIHPVEPYSSKMKALLEQVVRTELQPLIRAICGTFSAKTMSFNGFWFAMKAAEEEADQLMKLLEQKATQAPGLTIVCVPQERRFYAHPAFMRKGAGLEAILDISGFGPEDIVVAGDETMDLDMMRPELAAHVICPSNAHPIVKERVLQMGGVVGREPYGAGVVQAFRELVERRGWTIL; the protein is encoded by the coding sequence ATGGGTTTCGCTTCCGGCTTTCCGAAATTATTTGTCACCGATCTGGATGGAACGGCGCTCGGCGGGACCCGGCCCTATTCCCGGTTCCCGGATGAGCTGTCCGGGCTGCTGGACGAGCTGGACCGGCGCGGCTGCTCGTGGGCGACGAATTCGACTTGGGACGTAAAGCCGCAGATGCAGCTTGTCTATGCAAGCGCCGTAACGAGCCGTCCCGCCTACCTGATCGGCGGGGCGGGACTGCAGCTTTGCAAGGTATCGGCGGACGACATTCATCCCGTCGAGCCTTATTCAAGCAAGATGAAGGCGCTTTTGGAGCAGGTGGTACGGACGGAGCTGCAGCCTCTCATCCGCGCGATATGCGGGACGTTCTCAGCGAAGACGATGAGCTTCAACGGGTTTTGGTTTGCGATGAAGGCCGCCGAGGAAGAGGCGGATCAACTGATGAAGCTGCTTGAGCAAAAGGCGACTCAAGCGCCGGGTCTTACGATCGTGTGCGTGCCGCAGGAACGGCGTTTCTACGCTCATCCCGCTTTCATGCGCAAGGGCGCAGGACTCGAGGCAATTCTGGACATCTCCGGTTTCGGTCCGGAGGACATCGTCGTCGCCGGGGATGAGACTATGGATCTCGACATGATGAGGCCGGAGTTAGCCGCGCATGTTATTTGCCCTTCCAACGCGCACCCGATTGTGAAGGAGCGGGTATTGCAAATGGGAGGCGTTGTCGGCCGGGAACCATACGGCGCGGGCGTCGTGCAGGCTTTCCGTGAACTCGTCGAACGGCGAGGCTGGACCATTTTATGA
- the epsC gene encoding serine O-acetyltransferase EpsC gives MSFVGEIFRCLTDPGKQAISIHKITNWFHHRNMWRCAKFTSSVGRFISGIEIEPGAKIGKNFRIVHGMGVVIGATAEIGDNVTILHGVTLGIKDITNLSGSRLHPRIEDNVLIYAHAVLAGPIVIGRNSTIGANSFVGKDVPPNSIVAGCPAKVIKSKSIEAVPAATNL, from the coding sequence ATGTCATTTGTTGGCGAAATTTTCCGTTGTTTGACCGATCCGGGGAAACAAGCTATTTCCATCCATAAAATCACCAATTGGTTCCATCATCGAAACATGTGGAGATGCGCAAAATTCACCTCGTCTGTAGGGCGGTTTATTTCCGGAATCGAGATTGAGCCGGGCGCAAAAATCGGGAAAAATTTTCGCATCGTGCACGGTATGGGCGTTGTTATAGGAGCAACCGCCGAAATAGGCGACAATGTAACGATACTGCACGGGGTTACGCTTGGTATCAAAGATATTACCAATTTGAGTGGATCCAGACTCCACCCTAGAATAGAGGACAATGTTTTGATTTACGCGCATGCCGTTTTGGCCGGGCCTATCGTTATTGGGAGAAATTCGACGATCGGCGCCAACAGCTTTGTAGGCAAAGATGTGCCGCCGAACTCGATCGTCGCCGGATGCCCGGCCAAGGTCATAAAATCCAAAAGCATCGAGGCCGTTCCGGCGGCGACTAATTTATGA
- a CDS encoding ABC transporter permease: protein MQQLAEEGKRAIPLKKSRSNRALRRLRQDWRLYVLISPVIVYFIVFHYVPMYGIQIAFKHFIAVEGITGSPWAGFDHFRRFFNSYYFWRLLRNTLGISLYELAVSFPVPIILALMLNELRRELFKRFIQTVTYAPHFLSTVVIVGMMGLFLSPGGGLVNHVLQWFGIAPISFMTEPGWFKSIFVWSGVWQQMGWGSIIYLAALSGVDPQQHEAAIMDGASRMQRVLHVNIPAILPTVVILLILNMGSVMSVGFEKVYLMQNPKNIEASDVISTYVYQTGILGSQYSYAAAISLFNSVINFVLLVGVNAVARRVNETSLW, encoded by the coding sequence ATGCAACAGCTTGCGGAAGAAGGGAAGAGAGCCATTCCTTTGAAAAAAAGCCGCTCAAACCGTGCGCTGAGAAGGCTTAGGCAGGACTGGCGGCTGTACGTGCTCATTTCTCCGGTAATCGTTTATTTTATCGTTTTTCATTATGTGCCGATGTACGGCATTCAAATCGCGTTCAAACATTTTATTGCTGTCGAAGGCATCACCGGAAGCCCGTGGGCGGGCTTCGACCATTTCAGGCGTTTCTTCAACAGCTATTACTTCTGGAGGCTGCTGCGCAATACGCTCGGCATCAGCCTGTACGAGCTGGCCGTATCGTTTCCGGTTCCGATCATCTTGGCGCTTATGCTGAACGAGTTGAGGCGCGAGCTGTTCAAGCGGTTCATCCAGACGGTTACGTACGCTCCCCACTTTCTATCGACCGTGGTCATCGTCGGCATGATGGGGCTTTTCCTCTCGCCCGGCGGTGGGCTTGTCAATCATGTGCTGCAATGGTTCGGCATCGCTCCGATCAGTTTCATGACCGAGCCGGGATGGTTCAAATCGATTTTCGTATGGTCCGGCGTCTGGCAGCAGATGGGGTGGGGCTCGATCATTTATTTGGCCGCCTTGTCCGGCGTCGACCCGCAGCAGCATGAAGCGGCGATCATGGACGGCGCCAGCCGCATGCAGCGCGTGCTTCACGTCAATATTCCGGCGATTTTGCCGACGGTCGTCATCCTGCTGATCCTGAACATGGGGTCGGTCATGAGCGTCGGCTTCGAGAAGGTGTACCTGATGCAGAACCCCAAAAACATCGAGGCGTCGGACGTCATTTCGACTTATGTATATCAGACCGGTATTCTTGGCTCGCAGTACAGTTACGCTGCGGCGATCTCGTTATTCAATTCGGTCATCAACTTCGTCCTGCTCGTCGGGGTCAACGCCGTTGCCCGCCGGGTGAACGAAACGAGCTTGTGGTGA